The following proteins come from a genomic window of Aphelocoma coerulescens isolate FSJ_1873_10779 chromosome 18, UR_Acoe_1.0, whole genome shotgun sequence:
- the KCNJ2 gene encoding inward rectifier potassium channel 2 — translation MGSVRTNRYSIVSSEEDGMKLSTMAVANGFGNGKGKVHTRQQCRSRFVKKDGHCNVQFINVGEKGQRYLADIFTTCVDIRWRWMLVIFCLTFILSWLFFGCVFWLIALLHGDLENQENSKPCVSQVSSFTAAFLFSIETQTTIGYGFRCVTDECPIAVFMVVFQSIVGCIIDAFIIGAVMAKMAKPKKRNETLVFSHNAVVAMRDGKLCLMWRVGNLRKSHLVEAHVRAQLLKSRITSEGEYIPLDQIDINVGFDSGIDRIFLVSPITIVHEIDEDSPLYDLSKQDMDNADFEIVVILEGMVEATAMTTQCRSSYLANEILWGHRYEPVLFEEKNYYKVDYSRFHKTYEVPNTPICSARDLAEKKYILSNANSFCYENEVALSSKEEDEIDTGVPESMSTDTHPDMEHHNQAGVPLEPRPLRRESEI, via the coding sequence ATGGGCAGCGTGCGAACCAACCGCTACAGCATCGTGTCTTCGGAGGAGGACGGCATGAAGCTGTCCACCATGGCCGTGGCCAACGGCTTCGGCAACGGCAAGGGCAAGGTCCACACCCGGCAGCAGTGCCGGAGCCGCTTCGTCAAGAAGGATGGACACTGCAACGTCCAGTTCATCAACGTGGGCGAGAAGGGACAGCGCTACCTGGCCGATATCTTCACCACGTGCGTGGACATCCGCTGGAGGTGGATGCTTGTGATCTTCTGCCTGactttcatcctctcctggCTTTTTTTTGGCTGTGTGTTTTGGTTGATTGCGCTGTTGCACGGGGATCTGGAGAACCAAGAGAACAGCAAACCTTGCGTGTCTCAGGTGAGCAGCTTCACCGCAGCCTTCCTGTTCTCCATCGAGACCCAGACCACGATCGGCTACGGCTTCAGGTGTGTCACCGACGAGTGTCCCATCGCCGTGTTCATGGTGGTTTTCCAGTCCATCGTGGGCTGCATCATTGATGCCTTCATCATTGGTGCCGTCATGGCAAAGATGGCTAAGCCAAAAAAGAGGAACGAAACTCTGGTCTTCAGCCACAATGCCGTGGTGGCCATGAGGGACGGGAAGCTGTGCCTGATGTGGCGCGTGGGCAACCTGAGGAAAAGCCACTTGGTGGAGGCGCACGTGCGGGCGCAGCTCCTGAAATCCAGGATCACGTCGGAAGGGGAGTACATCCCCCTGGATCAAATAGACATCAACGTGGGGTTTGACAGCGGCATCGACCGCATCTTCCTGGTCTCCCCCATTACAATAGTGCACGAGATAGACGAGGACAGTCCTTTGTATGACCTGAGCAAGCAGGACATGGACAATGCTGACTTTGAGATTGTGGTCATCTTGGAGGGCATGGTGGAGGCCACCGCCATGACCACCCAGTGCCGCAGCTCGTATCTGGCAAACGAGATCCTCTGGGGCCACCGCTACGAGCCCGTGCTCTTCGAAGAGAAAAACTACTACAAGGTGGACTACTCGAGGTTCCACAAAACGTACGAAGTGCCCAACACACCCATCTGCAGTGCCAGGGACTTAGCGGAGAAGAAATACATCCTCTCCAACGCCAACTCCTTTTGCTACGAGAACGAGGTGGCCCTCAGCAGCAAAGAGGAGGACGAGATCGACACGGGGGTGCCTGAGAGCATGAGCACAGACACCCACCCGGACATGGAGCACCACAACCAGGCGGGGGTGCCCCTGGAGCCGCGGCCGCTGCGGCGGGAGTCGGAGATATGA